In a genomic window of Opitutales bacterium:
- a CDS encoding threonylcarbamoyl-AMP synthase: MITRVLSGSDENLDLFVCTLRSGQPIALPTETVYGLAAPVTNEQALRAIFEIKGRPLHDPLIVHLHEFEELDKWAEMSDVDKPLLERLTTKFWPGPLTIILPKKTGIPDLVTAGLKTAAFRVPAHPVFREIIRRVGLPLAAPSANPFQYISPTRPAHVLSTLSGKIPYIVDGGSCDEGLESTIIDLSTSPPIVRRPGPIDRKAIEAVLGQGIKLETEQADGSPTKAVSAPGNFTKHYAPRKPVLRLNSSEDKKGCDHVIDFLELPSNPKELRRQFYDRLIAADQSACERIALINWPENLADEALSDRLDRALG; encoded by the coding sequence GTGATCACACGAGTCCTTTCAGGTTCAGATGAAAATCTGGACCTTTTTGTTTGTACGCTTCGGAGCGGCCAACCCATCGCGCTCCCCACCGAGACGGTTTACGGATTGGCGGCACCGGTCACTAACGAACAAGCGCTCAGAGCGATCTTTGAAATCAAGGGTCGACCGCTGCACGACCCATTAATCGTCCACCTGCATGAATTTGAGGAACTCGACAAATGGGCGGAAATGAGCGATGTCGATAAGCCACTGTTGGAGCGATTGACCACAAAATTCTGGCCTGGTCCTCTCACGATCATCCTTCCCAAGAAAACCGGAATCCCTGACCTCGTTACCGCAGGTTTAAAGACGGCGGCTTTTCGCGTCCCCGCTCACCCAGTATTTCGTGAGATTATCCGGCGAGTGGGTTTGCCCCTCGCGGCTCCCAGTGCCAACCCATTTCAATACATCAGTCCGACTCGCCCAGCACATGTCCTGAGCACCTTGTCCGGCAAGATTCCTTACATTGTCGACGGCGGAAGCTGCGATGAAGGCCTCGAATCCACCATCATCGACCTCTCAACATCCCCTCCGATCGTGCGGCGACCTGGCCCGATCGATAGAAAGGCAATCGAGGCAGTTCTTGGACAAGGGATTAAACTAGAGACCGAGCAAGCAGATGGGAGTCCAACCAAAGCAGTCTCAGCCCCAGGAAACTTCACCAAACACTATGCCCCGCGTAAACCCGTTCTACGGCTTAATTCATCGGAAGATAAGAAGGGCTGTGATCACGTTATCGACTTCCTAGAGCTGCCTAGTAACCCAAAGGAACTCAGGCGCCAATTTTATGATCGGCTCATAGCCGCAGATCAATCTGCGTGCGAGCGCATTGCACTCATCAATTGGCCTGAAAATCTCGCTGATGAAGCGCTTTCTGACAGACTGGACCGGGCCTTGGGTTAA
- a CDS encoding replication-associated recombination protein A: MSGLDGQGDLFGVPNAQSGTSNSREGYQPLAARMRPMKLDDVVGQEHLLKEDALLPRLIRSNQFGSIFFYGPPGCGKTTLAEVIALETQAKCVRINAVMSNVAELRDVLKLARYEPGQTILFIDEIHRFNKSQQDLLLPDVEAGNIRLIGATTHNPGFYINQPLLSRSHLFRLEPLSLENLVTILVRALEDDQRGLAGRGMHWDAEALKDLARMADGDMRRALNALETMVLALPLRGKLDQEAVRVFAQERQIRYDANEDEHYNTASAFIKSIRGGDPDAALYWLAKMLVGGEDPRFIARRLIIFASEDVGLADSRALGVAVACMQACEFVGLPECELNLAHTTTFLALCPKSNSTTLALSHAKSALRKGPVQQVPLWLQDSHTVTNKAMGQGKGYRYSHDYSEGISGQEYMNDPQEFYLPGAAGSEAGLAERLARWKALKEEMQRTEKA; this comes from the coding sequence ATGAGCGGACTGGACGGGCAGGGAGATCTCTTTGGCGTGCCGAATGCGCAATCTGGAACATCCAATTCGCGAGAGGGTTATCAACCCCTGGCGGCACGGATGCGGCCCATGAAGCTGGATGACGTGGTGGGTCAAGAGCATCTGCTGAAAGAGGATGCGTTGTTGCCGCGCCTGATTCGTAGCAACCAGTTTGGGAGTATCTTTTTCTATGGCCCTCCAGGGTGTGGAAAGACGACCTTGGCAGAGGTCATCGCCTTGGAAACTCAGGCCAAGTGTGTGCGCATCAACGCAGTCATGTCCAACGTGGCGGAGCTGCGCGATGTCCTGAAGCTAGCGCGCTATGAGCCGGGGCAGACGATACTCTTTATCGATGAGATCCACCGTTTTAATAAATCTCAGCAGGACCTGCTTTTGCCTGATGTGGAGGCTGGCAATATTCGACTCATCGGAGCTACCACGCATAATCCGGGCTTCTATATTAATCAGCCTCTTTTGAGTCGAAGTCACCTTTTTCGGCTCGAGCCGTTGAGTCTAGAGAATTTGGTGACCATCTTAGTACGGGCATTGGAGGACGATCAGCGAGGTTTGGCAGGCCGGGGTATGCATTGGGATGCGGAAGCTCTGAAGGATCTTGCACGTATGGCTGATGGGGATATGCGGCGTGCCCTGAATGCTCTGGAGACCATGGTGCTCGCGTTGCCACTGCGAGGTAAATTAGACCAAGAGGCGGTGAGGGTCTTTGCTCAGGAGCGGCAAATCCGCTACGATGCAAACGAGGATGAACACTACAATACGGCAAGTGCATTCATAAAGAGCATACGGGGCGGGGACCCTGATGCGGCACTCTATTGGTTAGCCAAAATGTTGGTCGGCGGAGAGGATCCACGTTTCATCGCGCGCCGTTTGATTATTTTTGCGAGTGAGGATGTGGGGCTTGCTGACTCACGTGCCTTGGGCGTCGCGGTGGCTTGTATGCAGGCTTGTGAATTTGTTGGCCTACCTGAATGTGAGCTCAATCTCGCTCACACGACGACTTTTCTGGCTCTGTGCCCCAAGAGTAATTCAACGACTCTCGCTCTAAGCCATGCTAAATCGGCACTGCGAAAAGGGCCAGTTCAACAGGTGCCGCTTTGGCTTCAGGATAGTCATACGGTGACGAATAAGGCGATGGGGCAGGGCAAGGGGTATCGCTACAGTCACGACTATTCAGAAGGCATCAGTGGGCAGGAATATATGAACGATCCGCAGGAGTTCTATCTACCCGGAGCTGCCGGAAGCGAAGCTGGGCTGGCAGAGCGTTTAGCTCGCTGGAAAGCACTGAAAGAGGAAATGCAACGGACTGAAAAGGCATGA
- a CDS encoding MFS transporter, which produces MSQKSGSSSTKSTLGILFLTIFLDLVGFSIIFPLFPAMLEYYLDLESGEPGFVSRLHSFLLSISGDNADPFRATVFFGGALGSLYAFIQFFASPLWGALSDKIGRRPVLLITVGGLFLSYLLWIFSARFELLLIARILGGLAAGNISVATAVVADVTTAENRSKGMALIGVAFGLGFIIGPAIGGLSSQWVLSEGSDAWFGLHPFSVPAIISAGLAAVNLLWIATKLPETLPTEGELNKEHASSPPIFQLFQIKTPGVASLILFYFFYLLAFSGMEFTLTFFAVDSFAYTPMQNGWMFVFIGVVLILCQGGLVRRLAPKLGDKKLGFSGMIIGIAGFALLAFSGGSQGIFFSALTLITIGISFVNPTLSALVSNASEAAEQGRALGIFRSAGSLARAVGPIVASILYFLGAPLWAYLFCALLGLIAAVGMKRIQIGAA; this is translated from the coding sequence ATGTCCCAAAAATCAGGCTCCTCGAGCACCAAGAGCACGCTCGGTATTCTCTTTCTGACCATCTTTCTCGATTTGGTTGGTTTCTCCATCATCTTTCCACTCTTCCCGGCGATGTTGGAGTATTATCTGGATCTGGAAAGCGGAGAGCCGGGTTTCGTGTCACGCCTACACAGCTTTTTGTTATCCATTTCTGGCGATAACGCAGACCCTTTTCGGGCTACTGTTTTTTTTGGCGGGGCGCTCGGCTCCCTGTATGCCTTCATCCAGTTTTTCGCCTCACCGCTCTGGGGCGCTCTGTCCGACAAAATCGGTCGCCGTCCCGTTTTATTGATAACTGTAGGCGGGCTCTTCTTAAGCTATCTCCTATGGATATTTAGTGCGCGCTTTGAGCTGCTCCTGATCGCCCGCATATTGGGTGGACTGGCCGCCGGAAATATATCTGTCGCGACCGCGGTCGTGGCCGACGTGACAACCGCAGAAAATCGTTCTAAGGGCATGGCGCTTATCGGCGTAGCCTTTGGCTTAGGTTTCATTATTGGGCCTGCCATCGGTGGCTTGAGTAGCCAATGGGTCCTATCAGAAGGCTCCGATGCTTGGTTCGGCCTCCACCCCTTTTCTGTCCCGGCCATCATCAGCGCCGGACTGGCTGCAGTGAATCTGTTATGGATCGCAACAAAACTCCCAGAGACCTTACCTACAGAGGGTGAGCTGAACAAGGAACACGCATCTTCGCCTCCCATTTTTCAGCTCTTCCAAATAAAAACACCCGGCGTCGCATCCCTCATACTCTTTTATTTCTTCTACCTGCTGGCTTTCAGCGGAATGGAATTCACCCTCACCTTTTTTGCAGTCGATTCATTTGCCTACACTCCCATGCAGAATGGTTGGATGTTTGTCTTTATCGGAGTCGTATTGATCCTCTGTCAAGGAGGGCTCGTGAGACGCCTTGCACCAAAACTTGGGGATAAAAAACTTGGCTTTTCCGGCATGATTATCGGTATTGCCGGCTTTGCGCTATTAGCCTTCAGTGGAGGTAGCCAGGGCATATTCTTCTCTGCACTCACGCTCATCACTATCGGGATTAGCTTCGTCAACCCCACCCTATCTGCTCTTGTATCCAATGCCAGCGAAGCCGCCGAACAAGGCCGCGCGCTCGGCATCTTTCGCTCCGCGGGGAGCCTGGCTCGCGCCGTGGGTCCGATCGTAGCAAGCATACTCTATTTTCTCGGCGCTCCACTCTGGGCTTATCTTTTTTGCGCACTCCTCGGGCTCATTGCAGCCGTGGGCATGAAGCGTATCCAAATCGGAGCCGCTTGA
- the pgsA gene encoding CDP-diacylglycerol--glycerol-3-phosphate 3-phosphatidyltransferase, whose translation MTIPNILTLTRIPLLFVILALLFSDGRWAMSLAVLMFGLGALTDWLDGYLARKLDQVSTFGKLMDALIDKVFVIGMFVGLLVSPFPELPKYCVVGVILIITREFMITGLRLVAATRGLVLASEKVGKYKTASQMGAIVLLMMSEALFRDIGLPVDWAGAVYWTGFAFFWVAVVLTAASGIIYMFKYASVFNDPDPE comes from the coding sequence CTGACTATTCCAAACATACTCACCCTTACTCGCATTCCCTTGCTTTTTGTCATTCTGGCACTGCTGTTTTCTGATGGCCGTTGGGCTATGTCTTTGGCGGTGCTGATGTTTGGACTGGGCGCTTTGACAGACTGGCTGGATGGCTACTTGGCTCGTAAGCTGGATCAGGTGTCTACCTTTGGTAAGCTCATGGATGCGCTGATCGACAAGGTTTTTGTGATCGGGATGTTTGTGGGGTTGTTAGTCTCACCATTTCCTGAATTGCCAAAATACTGTGTGGTGGGTGTGATCTTGATCATCACGCGTGAGTTTATGATCACGGGCCTCCGCCTCGTGGCGGCGACGCGCGGCCTCGTTTTGGCTTCTGAGAAAGTAGGTAAGTATAAAACTGCCAGCCAGATGGGCGCGATTGTTTTGCTGATGATGAGCGAGGCACTTTTCAGAGATATTGGTCTGCCTGTGGATTGGGCTGGAGCCGTCTATTGGACTGGCTTTGCTTTCTTTTGGGTAGCCGTCGTTTTGACTGCCGCATCGGGAATAATATATATGTTCAAATACGCTTCGGTCTTTAATGATCCTGATCCCGAATGA
- a CDS encoding EF-hand domain-containing protein, with the protein MTNKTTTVIIAALAIITTGVSYAKSEKLSEEERAERKEQRKAELQGIVDAQDLDGDGYLSELELTAVFEEMKAARDERRAKMAAKNPDGAKQRGGERQPRSPADVAARIMNRVDQDGDGLIAKSEFFDVFHKMGERARDRREKRGGSE; encoded by the coding sequence ATGACCAACAAAACAACCACAGTTATCATTGCAGCTTTAGCCATCATAACGACCGGCGTTTCCTATGCTAAGTCCGAAAAGTTAAGTGAAGAGGAACGCGCTGAGCGCAAGGAACAACGCAAGGCCGAACTCCAGGGTATTGTCGATGCACAAGATCTCGATGGCGACGGCTATCTATCGGAATTGGAGCTTACAGCTGTGTTTGAAGAGATGAAAGCAGCTCGTGATGAAAGGCGGGCGAAGATGGCAGCCAAAAACCCAGACGGAGCTAAGCAACGGGGTGGTGAACGGCAGCCCCGCTCGCCTGCAGATGTCGCAGCCCGCATCATGAATCGTGTAGATCAAGACGGGGATGGTCTCATCGCCAAAAGCGAATTTTTCGATGTGTTCCACAAGATGGGCGAGCGCGCCCGCGACCGTCGCGAGAAACGCGGGGGTAGTGAATGA
- the coaD gene encoding pantetheine-phosphate adenylyltransferase, whose protein sequence is MKRAIYPGSFDPITYGHLDVLSRAVRMFDEVVIAVANNQGKTQLFTVEERLQLIQENIEDIPNTRVESFSGLVVDYARRVGAVALVRGMRAISDFEYEFQMAQMNRHLDADIETIFLMPSPEYFFTSSTLVKQVFQYTDRDTHFVPPSVHAALKERLTSQ, encoded by the coding sequence ATGAAACGCGCTATCTATCCCGGATCCTTCGATCCGATCACCTACGGCCATCTCGATGTTCTGTCGCGTGCCGTGCGTATGTTTGACGAGGTAGTCATTGCCGTAGCTAACAACCAGGGCAAAACCCAATTGTTTACAGTCGAAGAGCGCCTTCAGTTGATCCAGGAAAACATCGAGGACATTCCCAACACCCGAGTTGAAAGCTTCAGTGGCTTGGTTGTCGACTATGCCCGAAGAGTCGGTGCGGTCGCCCTGGTCCGCGGCATGCGGGCCATCTCTGACTTCGAGTATGAATTCCAGATGGCTCAGATGAATCGGCACCTCGATGCAGACATCGAAACGATCTTTCTCATGCCCAGCCCGGAGTATTTCTTCACCAGTAGCACACTAGTAAAACAAGTGTTTCAGTATACCGATCGCGACACCCACTTCGTACCCCCTTCGGTACATGCAGCGCTCAAAGAGCGTTTGACGTCCCAATAA
- the rpsR gene encoding 30S ribosomal protein S18: MTTEEQHTSSRTPLDYTFRDVELLSRFVTDTGKILPRRITGLTAKQQRHVARIIKQARNMLLMK, translated from the coding sequence ATGACCACAGAGGAACAGCACACGTCTTCACGCACTCCCCTCGACTACACTTTCCGAGATGTAGAGCTTTTGAGCCGCTTTGTCACCGACACAGGTAAGATCCTGCCACGTCGGATCACCGGCTTGACAGCGAAACAACAACGGCATGTTGCACGCATCATCAAGCAAGCGCGCAACATGCTGCTCATGAAGTAG
- a CDS encoding phosphatidylglycerophosphatase A, which produces MGASTLGPLGERMRAPGTWGSLAGLALFAVLFYGQHPITAILLNLVLIYIAMAFTDEAEERLRLKDPGKIILDEFVAMPLCFIGLTPVMMEKSGWVVMLPGFALFRLLDITKPWIVGRMQSLPGGIGCVADDVVAALLTNVILQIVFGFI; this is translated from the coding sequence GTGGGTGCAAGTACATTGGGCCCTCTTGGAGAACGGATGCGCGCTCCCGGCACATGGGGTAGTCTTGCGGGCTTAGCTTTGTTTGCAGTGCTATTTTACGGACAGCATCCGATCACTGCGATTCTCTTGAACTTGGTCTTAATCTATATCGCGATGGCTTTTACTGACGAAGCCGAGGAGCGGTTGAGGCTGAAGGATCCGGGAAAAATTATTTTGGATGAGTTTGTGGCGATGCCGCTCTGTTTTATAGGGCTCACGCCAGTGATGATGGAAAAGAGTGGGTGGGTGGTTATGCTGCCTGGATTTGCCCTTTTCCGCCTGCTCGACATCACCAAGCCATGGATCGTCGGAAGGATGCAATCGCTTCCGGGGGGGATTGGATGTGTGGCTGACGATGTGGTGGCAGCATTATTAACCAATGTGATCCTCCAGATCGTTTTTGGCTTTATTTAG